In Halobaculum sp. XH14, a single genomic region encodes these proteins:
- the lpdA gene encoding dihydrolipoyl dehydrogenase — MVVGDISTGTDVAVIGAGPGGYVAAIRAAQEGLDTTLIERDAYGGVCLNHGCIPSKAFIHGADVAHEAGNAEEMGIHADPAVDVAQMQEWKSGVVDQLTGGVEKLCKANGVNLIEGTATFADENKLRVAHGGEGQGSESIEFEHAIVATGSRPIQIPGFDFSDDQVLSSRDVLAMDAVPDRLVVVGAGYIGMELSTMLAKLGCDVTVVEMLEDVLPGYEDDVKRVVRKRAEELGIEFHFGEGASDWRETPNGVVVTTETEDGMETEYAGDAVLVAVGRQPVTDTLELGAVGIEPDEDGFIETDHQARTEVDSIFAVGDVAGEPMLAHKASKEGIVAAEVAAGEPAALDYQTVPAAVFTEPEIGTVGMTEAEAEEEGFDPVVGQMPFNASGRALTTGHTEGFVRVVADEESGFLLGGQIVGPEASELIAELALGIEMGATLEDVAATIHTHPTLAEAVMEAAENAMGRAIHTLNR; from the coding sequence ATGGTCGTCGGAGACATCTCGACCGGCACGGACGTGGCTGTCATCGGCGCTGGACCCGGCGGATACGTCGCCGCCATCCGCGCCGCCCAGGAGGGGCTCGACACGACCCTCATCGAGCGGGACGCCTACGGCGGGGTCTGCCTGAACCACGGCTGCATCCCCTCGAAGGCGTTCATCCACGGCGCGGACGTCGCCCACGAGGCCGGCAACGCCGAGGAGATGGGTATCCACGCGGACCCCGCGGTCGACGTGGCCCAGATGCAGGAGTGGAAGTCCGGCGTCGTCGACCAGCTCACGGGCGGCGTCGAGAAGCTCTGCAAGGCGAACGGCGTGAACCTGATCGAGGGCACCGCCACCTTCGCCGACGAGAACAAACTCCGCGTCGCCCACGGCGGCGAGGGGCAGGGCAGCGAGTCCATCGAGTTCGAACACGCCATCGTCGCCACCGGCTCCCGGCCGATCCAGATCCCCGGCTTCGATTTCTCGGACGACCAGGTGCTCTCCTCCCGTGACGTGCTGGCGATGGACGCCGTGCCGGACCGCCTCGTCGTCGTCGGCGCGGGCTACATCGGGATGGAGCTCTCGACGATGCTCGCCAAGCTCGGCTGTGACGTGACCGTCGTGGAGATGCTGGAGGACGTGTTGCCGGGGTACGAGGACGACGTCAAGCGCGTCGTCCGGAAGCGCGCCGAGGAGCTGGGCATCGAGTTCCACTTCGGCGAGGGCGCGAGCGACTGGCGCGAGACGCCCAACGGCGTCGTCGTCACCACCGAAACCGAGGACGGGATGGAGACCGAGTACGCCGGCGACGCGGTGCTTGTCGCGGTCGGTCGCCAGCCGGTCACCGACACGCTCGAACTCGGCGCGGTCGGCATCGAACCGGACGAGGACGGCTTCATCGAGACGGACCACCAGGCTCGCACCGAGGTCGACAGCATCTTCGCCGTCGGCGACGTCGCCGGCGAACCGATGCTCGCACACAAGGCCAGCAAGGAGGGCATCGTCGCCGCCGAGGTCGCCGCGGGCGAGCCGGCCGCGCTGGACTACCAGACCGTCCCCGCCGCGGTGTTCACGGAGCCCGAGATCGGCACGGTCGGGATGACCGAGGCGGAGGCCGAGGAGGAGGGGTTCGACCCCGTCGTCGGCCAGATGCCGTTTAACGCGTCCGGTCGGGCGCTCACCACGGGCCACACCGAGGGCTTCGTCCGCGTCGTTGCCGACGAGGAGTCGGGGTTCCTGCTCGGCGGCCAGATCGTCGGCCCCGAGGCGTCGGAGCTGATCGCGGAGCTCGCGCTCGGCATCGAGATGGGCGCGACCCTGGAAGACGTCGCCGCGACGATCCACACCCACCCGACGCTCGCGGAGGCCGTGATGGAGGCCGCCGAGAACGCGATGGGGCGGGCGATCCACACGCTGAACCGGTAG
- a CDS encoding phosphatidate cytidylyltransferase encodes MLPSDSFRDHVSVYRAGITGAFLLVAAAIWWVVDGPFPPFLAVLIGGTATFMLASTVDAVRAHPLYDVLSAVFTVALFGSWYVLAGSDSTFLLALTGLALLGTGVEVYNYRNGTSYLRFELDEGTDSG; translated from the coding sequence GTGCTCCCCTCCGACTCGTTCCGCGACCACGTCAGCGTCTACCGGGCCGGGATCACCGGCGCCTTCCTGCTCGTGGCCGCCGCGATCTGGTGGGTCGTGGACGGGCCGTTCCCCCCGTTCCTCGCCGTACTGATCGGCGGGACTGCGACCTTCATGCTGGCGAGCACGGTCGACGCGGTCCGGGCACACCCGCTGTACGACGTCCTCTCGGCCGTCTTCACGGTCGCCCTGTTCGGCTCCTGGTACGTGCTCGCCGGCTCGGACAGCACGTTCCTGCTGGCGCTGACTGGACTCGCGCTGCTCGGCACCGGCGTCGAGGTCTACAACTACCGGAACGGGACGTCGTACCTCCGGTTCGAACTCGACGAGGGAACCGACTCGGGGTAG
- the mdh gene encoding malate dehydrogenase — MTKVSIIGAAGTVGAAAGYNLALRDVVDELVFVDIPDQRETTVGQAADTNHGIAYDSNTTVVQGEYEDTEGSDVVVVTAGIPRQPGQTRIDLAGDNAPIMEDIGSSLAEYNDDFVSITTSNPVDLLNRHLYEAGDRDRNQVVGFGGRLDSARFRYVLSERFDTQVKNVEATILGEHGDAQVPVFSKVRVDGRDPAFSADEREEILGDLQESAMDVIERKGATQWGPATGVAHMVEAVLHDTGEVLPGSIALDGEFGHEDTAFGVPVKLGANGVEEVIEWDLDDYEADLMDEAAGKLSEQYEKIS; from the coding sequence ATGACGAAGGTTAGCATCATCGGGGCGGCCGGCACGGTGGGCGCCGCGGCCGGCTACAACCTCGCGCTCCGGGACGTCGTCGACGAACTCGTCTTCGTCGACATCCCGGACCAGCGGGAGACGACGGTGGGACAGGCGGCCGACACCAACCACGGCATCGCGTACGACTCGAACACGACGGTCGTGCAGGGCGAGTACGAGGACACCGAGGGCTCGGACGTCGTCGTCGTCACGGCCGGCATCCCGCGCCAGCCCGGCCAGACGCGCATCGACCTCGCGGGCGACAACGCGCCGATCATGGAGGACATCGGCTCCTCGCTCGCCGAGTACAACGATGACTTCGTCTCCATCACGACCTCGAACCCGGTGGACCTGCTGAACCGCCACCTGTACGAGGCGGGCGACCGGGACCGGAACCAGGTCGTCGGGTTCGGCGGCCGACTCGACTCGGCGCGCTTCCGCTACGTCCTCTCCGAGCGCTTCGATACGCAGGTGAAAAACGTCGAGGCGACCATCCTCGGCGAGCACGGCGACGCCCAGGTCCCGGTCTTCTCGAAGGTGCGCGTCGACGGCCGGGACCCCGCGTTCTCGGCCGACGAGCGCGAGGAGATCCTCGGCGACCTCCAGGAGTCCGCCATGGACGTCATCGAGCGCAAGGGCGCGACCCAGTGGGGTCCCGCGACCGGCGTCGCCCACATGGTCGAGGCCGTCCTCCACGACACCGGGGAGGTGCTGCCGGGCTCGATCGCGCTCGACGGCGAGTTCGGCCACGAGGACACCGCGTTCGGCGTCCCGGTAAAGCTCGGCGCGAACGGCGTCGAGGAGGTAATCGAGTGGGACCTGGACGACTACGAGGCCGACCTGATGGACGAGGCCGCCGGGAAGCTCTCCGAGCAGTACGAGAAGATCTCGTAG
- a CDS encoding SPFH domain-containing protein → MDQAGRSFFRQLGRLSAGRDASGGGERGPSRVGLAGLAAVVALLLGVFATPVVGLGFLLAALVLATVISTVEIVQAYEHRALTVFGSYRGLLDPGLHLVPPFVSRTHRFDLRTVAIDVPRQEAITRDNSPVTADAVVYVRVVDAKRAFLQVDDYRNATALLAQTTLRAVLGDMELDETLSRRSEINARIREGLQGPTDDWGVEVEMVEVREVLPTPVVRDAMEQQSSAERRRRAMILEAQGERRAAVESAEGDRVANVLNAQGEKQASVLEAQGDAVATVLRANAAESMGERAIVDKGLESLVEIGEGESTTFVLPQELTSTLGRYGRRLSGSDTAVGDGLEGREFDESERELLGLDDIEAIVGGGDGESDRTQVLEDGERSKGG, encoded by the coding sequence ATGGATCAGGCCGGGCGGTCGTTCTTCCGACAGCTTGGACGGTTGAGCGCCGGCCGCGACGCGTCCGGCGGGGGCGAACGAGGGCCCTCCCGCGTCGGCCTCGCGGGCCTCGCGGCCGTCGTCGCGCTCCTGCTGGGCGTGTTCGCCACGCCCGTCGTCGGGCTCGGGTTCCTCCTCGCCGCGCTCGTGCTGGCGACCGTCATCTCGACGGTCGAGATCGTCCAGGCGTACGAACACCGGGCGCTCACGGTGTTCGGCAGCTATCGCGGGCTCCTCGACCCCGGCCTGCATCTCGTCCCGCCGTTCGTCTCGCGGACCCACCGGTTCGACCTGCGGACCGTCGCCATCGACGTGCCGAGACAGGAGGCGATCACGCGAGACAACTCGCCGGTCACCGCCGACGCGGTGGTGTACGTCCGGGTCGTCGACGCCAAGCGGGCGTTCCTCCAGGTGGACGACTACCGGAACGCGACGGCCCTGCTCGCCCAGACGACGCTCCGGGCGGTGCTGGGCGACATGGAGCTCGACGAGACGCTCTCGCGGCGGAGCGAGATCAACGCCCGCATCCGGGAGGGGCTCCAGGGCCCCACCGACGACTGGGGCGTCGAGGTGGAGATGGTCGAGGTGCGCGAGGTGCTGCCGACGCCCGTCGTCCGCGACGCGATGGAGCAGCAGTCCTCCGCCGAACGCCGCCGCCGCGCCATGATCCTCGAGGCGCAGGGCGAGCGGCGGGCCGCGGTCGAGTCCGCCGAGGGTGACCGGGTCGCCAACGTGTTGAACGCGCAGGGCGAGAAGCAGGCGTCGGTGCTGGAGGCTCAGGGCGACGCCGTCGCGACGGTGCTGCGGGCCAACGCCGCCGAGTCGATGGGCGAGCGCGCCATCGTCGACAAGGGGCTGGAGTCGCTCGTCGAGATCGGCGAGGGCGAGTCGACGACGTTCGTGCTCCCGCAGGAACTCACCTCGACGCTGGGCCGGTACGGCCGGCGGCTCTCGGGTAGCGACACGGCCGTCGGCGACGGGCTGGAGGGCCGCGAGTTCGACGAGTCCGAGCGCGAGCTGCTGGGGCTCGACGACATCGAGGCGATCGTCGGGGGCGGCGACGGCGAGAGCGACCGGACACAGGTACTGGAGGATGGCGAGCGGTCGAAGGGCGGGTGA
- a CDS encoding 2'-5' RNA ligase family protein gives MFSLNVPVPPAARRIAADVAPELTAFRTVRKRPTIVVKRFGDDRSLNRLREQLRPTLADVRPFAARITGVETFDNPPNGDSPVVYLAVEGEGLRDVHERVVREFGAVEGLEGDEYDPHVTLARGVAEDRDSAEAAVERLRARGLESEPWTVSELGIWTKEYREFSARFPL, from the coding sequence GTGTTCAGCCTGAACGTGCCGGTGCCGCCCGCCGCGCGGCGGATCGCCGCCGACGTCGCGCCGGAACTGACCGCGTTCCGGACGGTTCGCAAGCGACCAACCATCGTCGTCAAGCGGTTCGGCGACGACCGCTCGCTCAACCGCCTCCGCGAGCAACTGCGCCCCACGCTCGCCGACGTGCGGCCGTTCGCGGCCAGGATCACCGGAGTCGAGACGTTCGACAACCCGCCGAACGGCGACAGTCCGGTGGTCTATCTCGCCGTCGAGGGCGAGGGGCTGCGGGACGTCCACGAGCGCGTCGTCCGGGAGTTCGGCGCGGTCGAGGGGCTCGAGGGCGACGAGTACGACCCGCACGTCACGCTCGCGAGAGGGGTCGCCGAGGACCGCGACTCGGCCGAGGCCGCCGTCGAGCGGCTCCGGGCGCGCGGGCTCGAATCCGAGCCATGGACCGTCTCGGAGCTCGGCATCTGGACGAAGGAGTACCGGGAGTTCTCCGCGCGGTTCCCGCTCTAG
- a CDS encoding DUF7096 domain-containing protein, which yields MERPTALLAAAMLVVAGLPAAAAVGSQPSGDGIQPGAQFAGAVAVQGAEVDGEIEGRTLDRRLAAADSNESRAGVVARESERASERLERLGERRSTLRERHENGSISESEYRARLAAVAAESRGLERRLNETAEVARSLPPAVAEARGVNASRLAALRADADALNDGEAAEAARAIAGDDAGNGLGGPPEDVGPPWETDAEDDDAEGAADGDSDADDERGPPEDPGAERGENGSESADGTENGTAEEDGDDRPGEGRGNGENDGDDDRGGTAAGNGNGSDDGAGGVGTDGNDSGGDAGDDGEDGGAGGENGGDDGEKGEAEGADAATAAPEGD from the coding sequence ATGGAACGACCGACTGCCCTGCTGGCGGCAGCCATGCTCGTGGTCGCCGGCCTCCCGGCGGCCGCCGCGGTCGGGAGCCAGCCGTCGGGGGACGGGATCCAGCCCGGCGCGCAGTTCGCCGGCGCGGTCGCCGTCCAGGGCGCCGAGGTCGACGGCGAGATCGAGGGACGGACGCTCGACCGGCGGCTCGCCGCGGCCGACTCGAACGAGTCCCGGGCCGGCGTCGTGGCGCGGGAGTCCGAACGGGCCAGCGAGCGGCTCGAACGCCTCGGCGAGCGCCGCTCGACGCTCCGTGAGCGCCACGAGAACGGGAGCATCTCCGAGTCCGAGTACCGGGCCAGACTCGCCGCCGTCGCGGCCGAATCCCGCGGGCTGGAGCGCCGGCTGAACGAGACCGCCGAGGTCGCGCGCAGCCTGCCGCCCGCGGTGGCCGAGGCGCGCGGCGTGAACGCCTCCAGGCTGGCGGCGCTCCGGGCCGACGCGGACGCGCTGAACGACGGCGAGGCGGCCGAAGCCGCCCGGGCGATCGCCGGCGATGACGCCGGCAACGGCCTCGGCGGGCCGCCCGAGGACGTCGGCCCGCCCTGGGAAACGGACGCCGAGGACGACGACGCCGAGGGGGCGGCCGATGGCGACAGCGACGCGGACGACGAGCGCGGTCCGCCGGAGGACCCCGGCGCGGAACGCGGGGAGAACGGCTCGGAATCCGCCGACGGGACCGAGAACGGGACGGCCGAGGAGGACGGGGACGACCGGCCGGGCGAGGGTCGCGGGAACGGGGAGAACGACGGTGACGACGACCGCGGCGGCACCGCAGCGGGGAACGGAAACGGCTCCGACGACGGGGCGGGCGGAGTCGGGACTGACGGGAACGATTCGGGCGGCGATGCCGGCGACGACGGTGAAGACGGGGGAGCTGGCGGCGAGAACGGGGGAGACGACGGAGAAAAGGGGGAAGCTGAGGGCGCCGACGCCGCCACGGCGGCACCCGAGGGCGACTGA
- a CDS encoding helix-turn-helix transcriptional regulator, which yields MRRVLAVLLALALLGAAVPATAGAQNGGGFASFLQTGDVDPDGVSLRAHVSSNGTAEWRIAYRIRLDDENATAAFESLREDVEANRSAYGDQFAARMRSTVAAAENATGREMAVRNVSVTAERDPFQDFGVVAYTFTWEGFAGVEGDRLVAGDALAGLFLDAGTDLTVTWPDGYEVRSVDPAADERTDGSVTWEGKRGFGPDQPRLVVAPASPLPVGTLPAALAGLVLLAAVGGVWYRRRGAGLPVAPLGRDGGAASGSTSSGNAGGTGSGGPRDEPGTGGSTTAAAGSGEANLEPTDDGPPEELLSPRERVLRLVEGNGGRLKQARVTDALDWSAARTSQVVGDLRDDGELESFRLGRENVLRLPEAADGNDEGVGTGTGRDPDSDDSDDDDPDGDDSDDDDPDGGDRA from the coding sequence ATGCGACGCGTCCTCGCCGTCCTGCTCGCGCTGGCGCTGCTCGGCGCGGCCGTCCCCGCGACGGCAGGAGCCCAGAACGGCGGGGGCTTCGCCTCGTTCCTCCAGACCGGCGACGTCGACCCGGACGGCGTCTCGCTCCGCGCACACGTCAGTTCGAACGGAACCGCCGAGTGGCGAATCGCCTACCGGATCCGCCTCGACGACGAGAACGCGACGGCGGCGTTCGAGAGCCTCCGCGAGGACGTCGAGGCGAACCGGAGCGCCTACGGCGACCAGTTCGCCGCGCGGATGCGCTCGACGGTCGCGGCGGCCGAGAACGCCACCGGCCGGGAGATGGCCGTGAGGAACGTCTCCGTGACGGCCGAGCGGGACCCGTTCCAGGACTTCGGCGTGGTGGCGTACACGTTCACCTGGGAGGGGTTCGCCGGGGTCGAGGGCGACCGCCTCGTCGCCGGCGACGCGCTCGCCGGCCTGTTCCTCGACGCCGGGACCGACCTCACGGTCACGTGGCCCGATGGGTACGAGGTCCGGTCGGTCGATCCCGCGGCCGACGAGCGGACCGACGGCAGCGTGACGTGGGAGGGCAAGCGCGGGTTCGGCCCGGACCAGCCCCGCTTGGTGGTCGCGCCGGCCTCCCCGCTCCCCGTCGGGACGCTCCCCGCGGCGCTCGCCGGACTCGTCCTCCTCGCGGCGGTGGGCGGCGTGTGGTACCGCCGGCGCGGGGCGGGACTGCCGGTCGCGCCGCTCGGGCGCGACGGCGGCGCGGCGTCGGGGAGTACATCGTCGGGGAACGCCGGCGGCACCGGATCCGGCGGTCCACGGGACGAACCCGGTACGGGCGGGTCGACCACGGCCGCCGCTGGAAGCGGGGAGGCGAACCTCGAACCGACCGACGACGGACCGCCGGAGGAACTGTTGAGCCCCCGGGAGCGCGTCCTCCGGCTCGTCGAGGGCAACGGCGGGCGGCTGAAGCAGGCCCGCGTCACCGACGCGCTCGACTGGAGCGCAGCCCGGACGAGCCAGGTCGTCGGCGACCTGCGGGACGACGGGGAGCTGGAGAGCTTCCGACTCGGCCGGGAGAACGTCCTCAGGCTCCCCGAGGCGGCCGACGGGAACGACGAGGGAGTCGGGACGGGGACCGGCCGCGACCCGGACAGTGACGACTCGGACGACGACGACCCGGACGGTGACGACTCGGACGACGACGACCCGGACGGCGGCGACCGAGCCTGA
- a CDS encoding DUF7554 family protein has translation MDVDDLLKLVLVLVLVWLVLEIVGEVLGLFVGALAALPSILGVLVAVLIVLWLLDRI, from the coding sequence ATGGACGTGGATGACCTGCTGAAACTCGTGCTGGTGCTGGTGCTGGTGTGGCTCGTGCTCGAAATCGTCGGCGAGGTGCTCGGGCTGTTCGTCGGGGCCCTCGCGGCGCTCCCCTCGATCCTGGGGGTCCTCGTCGCGGTGCTTATCGTCCTCTGGCTCCTGGACCGCATCTAG
- the upp gene encoding uracil phosphoribosyltransferase: MPIEERGDAHLITHALAKDTLSRLRDVDTSQVGFRKGLVKLGRICGYEIIDGAMETEFVSIRTPLAETTGERVKRLDDVVIINVLRAATPFVEGLLKAFPRAKQGVISAGRDEEAGMGEDGTFPISIDYTKLPEITETDTVIVADPMLATGSTMCTVLDHVLDQEADPEHLFVLSAVSAPDGLVRVGEQFPQADLLTVAIDDHLNDEGFIVPGLGDAGDRAFRTE, from the coding sequence ATGCCAATCGAGGAACGCGGCGACGCGCACCTCATCACCCACGCGCTCGCCAAGGACACCCTCTCGCGGCTCCGCGACGTCGACACGTCCCAGGTCGGCTTCCGGAAGGGGCTCGTGAAGCTCGGCCGCATCTGTGGCTACGAGATCATCGACGGCGCGATGGAGACGGAGTTCGTCTCGATCCGGACGCCGCTGGCCGAGACGACCGGCGAGCGCGTGAAGCGGCTCGACGACGTGGTCATCATCAACGTGCTCCGTGCAGCGACGCCGTTCGTCGAGGGGCTGCTCAAGGCGTTCCCGCGCGCGAAGCAGGGCGTCATCTCGGCCGGGCGCGACGAGGAGGCCGGGATGGGCGAGGACGGCACGTTCCCCATCAGCATCGACTACACGAAGCTTCCGGAGATCACCGAGACCGACACGGTCATCGTCGCCGACCCGATGCTCGCCACCGGCTCGACGATGTGTACCGTCCTCGACCACGTGCTCGACCAGGAGGCCGACCCCGAGCACCTGTTCGTCCTCTCGGCCGTCTCGGCCCCGGACGGCCTGGTTCGCGTCGGCGAGCAGTTCCCGCAGGCGGACCTGCTGACCGTCGCCATCGACGACCACCTCAACGACGAGGGGTTCATCGTGCCCGGACTGGGCGACGCCGGCGACCGCGCGTTCCGGACCGAGTGA
- a CDS encoding 60S ribosomal export protein NMD3 produces the protein MSDARGAEFCPRCGDPVPERDEPLPGEPRDRDRVLCDACYFEDFDLVDAPDRVEVPVCGGCGAVHRGNRWVDVGARDYTDVAVEAVSESLGVHLKAEDVRWGVEPEQVDETTIRMHCTFAGVVRDVPVEAEFTVPVKISRGTCDRCGRIAGGSYAATVQVRGVDRVPDPAEQREAVEIAESMVADREADGDRDSFITEITDQPEGKDVKLSTNKLGKAVATRITERLGGSYTEAPTLVTEDGDGNEVYRVTFAVRLPKFRPGDVIDPDDGDGPVLVRSVQGNLKGVRLRTGERYEAGWEDGETPEAEKLGEAADAAETTVVTVEDENAVQVLDPETYEAVTVPNPEFYDGDESADVLKTDAGLFVVPADEREE, from the coding sequence ATGAGCGACGCACGCGGCGCCGAGTTCTGCCCGCGCTGTGGCGACCCCGTCCCCGAGCGGGACGAGCCGCTGCCCGGCGAGCCGCGCGACCGCGACCGGGTGCTCTGTGACGCCTGCTACTTCGAGGACTTCGACCTCGTCGACGCGCCCGACCGGGTTGAGGTGCCCGTCTGCGGGGGCTGTGGCGCGGTCCACCGCGGGAACCGCTGGGTCGACGTCGGCGCGCGCGACTACACCGACGTCGCCGTCGAGGCGGTCTCGGAGTCGCTCGGCGTCCACCTGAAGGCCGAGGACGTGCGCTGGGGGGTCGAACCTGAACAGGTCGACGAGACGACGATCCGGATGCACTGTACGTTCGCCGGCGTCGTCCGCGACGTGCCGGTCGAGGCCGAGTTCACCGTCCCCGTCAAGATCTCGCGTGGCACCTGCGACCGCTGTGGCCGCATCGCCGGCGGCTCCTACGCCGCGACGGTGCAGGTGCGCGGCGTCGACCGCGTCCCCGACCCGGCCGAGCAGCGCGAGGCCGTCGAGATCGCCGAGTCGATGGTGGCGGATCGGGAGGCCGACGGCGACCGCGACTCGTTCATCACCGAGATCACCGACCAGCCCGAGGGGAAGGACGTCAAGCTCTCGACGAACAAGCTCGGGAAGGCGGTGGCGACGCGGATCACCGAGCGACTGGGCGGGAGCTACACCGAGGCGCCGACGCTCGTCACGGAGGACGGCGACGGCAACGAGGTGTACCGGGTCACGTTCGCCGTGCGACTGCCGAAGTTCCGCCCCGGCGACGTCATCGACCCCGACGACGGCGACGGGCCGGTGCTCGTCAGGTCCGTGCAGGGCAACCTCAAGGGCGTCAGGCTCCGGACCGGCGAGCGCTACGAGGCGGGCTGGGAGGACGGCGAGACGCCCGAGGCCGAGAAGCTGGGTGAGGCGGCCGACGCTGCGGAGACGACCGTCGTCACCGTCGAGGACGAGAACGCCGTGCAGGTGCTCGACCCCGAGACGTACGAGGCCGTCACCGTTCCCAACCCCGAGTTCTACGACGGCGACGAGTCGGCGGACGTGCTGAAGACCGACGCGGGGCTGTTCGTGGTGCCGGCCGACGAGAGGGAGGAGTAG
- a CDS encoding CPBP family intramembrane glutamic endopeptidase translates to MTLRSRRIAVFLAITFAVSWATAGVIYATGGLTDSPTVLGPLTLAGVLLPTTYMFGPAVGNVVARLATGEGRSDLMLRPRVSGNLRTYAAVWVAPLVLTALGALVFFAVFPDAFDPSMRAAAESFASAGATGLDPTVLVLVQVVAAVTVAPLINGLFAFGEEFGWRAYLLPKLLPLGTRRAVLLHGVVWGVWHWPLIAMGYEYGFGYVGFPWAGFVVFLGFTVSLGVLFAWATVREGSVWPAAIGHGAVNAVAGLALLFLQGDPNPLLGPLPVGVLGTVPFAALAVWLLYRSPALDEDETPAA, encoded by the coding sequence GTGACGCTCCGAAGCCGCCGTATCGCCGTCTTTCTCGCGATCACCTTTGCCGTCTCGTGGGCCACCGCGGGCGTCATCTACGCGACCGGCGGCCTGACCGACAGCCCGACCGTCCTCGGCCCGCTGACGCTCGCGGGCGTCCTCCTCCCGACGACGTACATGTTCGGTCCGGCCGTCGGAAACGTCGTCGCCCGACTGGCGACCGGCGAGGGTCGGTCGGATCTCATGCTCCGCCCCCGCGTCAGTGGGAACCTGCGAACGTACGCGGCCGTCTGGGTCGCGCCGCTCGTCCTCACCGCCCTCGGCGCGCTCGTGTTCTTTGCCGTCTTCCCCGACGCGTTCGACCCTTCGATGCGAGCCGCCGCCGAGTCGTTCGCCTCCGCCGGCGCGACGGGGCTCGACCCGACCGTCCTCGTCCTCGTGCAGGTCGTCGCCGCGGTCACGGTCGCGCCGCTCATCAACGGGCTGTTCGCGTTCGGCGAGGAGTTCGGCTGGCGGGCCTACCTCCTCCCGAAACTGCTCCCGCTCGGCACCCGCCGGGCGGTCCTCCTCCACGGCGTCGTCTGGGGCGTCTGGCACTGGCCGCTGATCGCGATGGGCTACGAGTACGGTTTCGGCTACGTCGGGTTCCCCTGGGCCGGGTTCGTCGTCTTCCTCGGGTTCACCGTCTCGCTCGGCGTCCTGTTCGCCTGGGCGACCGTCCGCGAGGGGAGCGTCTGGCCCGCGGCGATCGGCCACGGCGCGGTCAACGCCGTCGCGGGGCTCGCCCTCCTGTTCCTCCAGGGCGACCCGAACCCGCTGCTCGGACCGCTACCGGTCGGAGTGCTCGGAACGGTCCCGTTCGCCGCGCTCGCCGTCTGGCTCCTGTACCGGTCGCCCGCCCTCGACGAGGACGAGACCCCGGCGGCGTAG